Proteins from one Methanococcus maripaludis C5 genomic window:
- a CDS encoding Xaa-Pro peptidase family protein, producing MDKFGEFLEYLKENDIEKAVITKKETINYFLEKYPPNFSMLIFDSKKGTTALQVSKLDFEMAKEYKNKNLDIELYENFESTFKGCKGIEDTLPIRFLKFVKDYKLISKKIEEMREIKSKTEIENIKKAAKISDDAIEYATNFALENDNLTENQVAAEIEYFMKKNGSIRPSFDTISISDKKTRLPHGMPSNDIVKNILLMDIGALYEGYCSDITRTVILNENIKNYSEIYNIVNSVKKEAEKNLKAVISVKELDLIAREHMGEFKEYFIHSLGHGVGVEIHENPAISSKIKEDIILKEGMVITIEPGIYMDDFGVRIEDLYLVKKNGFEKLSNAKILEY from the coding sequence ATGGATAAGTTTGGGGAATTTTTAGAGTATTTGAAAGAAAATGACATAGAAAAAGCAGTTATTACAAAAAAAGAAACCATAAACTACTTTTTAGAAAAGTATCCTCCAAATTTTTCAATGCTTATTTTTGATAGTAAAAAAGGTACAACAGCACTTCAAGTTTCAAAACTCGATTTTGAAATGGCAAAAGAATACAAGAACAAAAATCTTGATATCGAACTCTACGAAAATTTTGAAAGTACATTTAAAGGTTGCAAGGGAATTGAAGATACTCTTCCGATCCGGTTTTTGAAATTTGTTAAAGATTACAAGTTAATTTCTAAAAAAATCGAGGAAATGCGGGAAATTAAATCAAAAACCGAAATTGAAAATATCAAAAAAGCTGCAAAAATAAGCGACGATGCAATTGAATATGCCACTAATTTTGCGCTCGAAAATGATAATTTAACTGAAAACCAAGTTGCAGCAGAAATCGAGTATTTTATGAAGAAAAATGGAAGCATTCGGCCTTCATTTGACACAATATCAATTTCTGATAAAAAGACACGACTTCCACATGGAATGCCTTCAAACGATATTGTAAAGAACATACTTTTAATGGACATCGGGGCGCTTTATGAAGGCTACTGTTCAGATATTACAAGAACAGTAATTTTAAATGAAAATATCAAGAATTACTCTGAAATATATAATATTGTAAATTCTGTGAAAAAAGAAGCAGAAAAAAATTTAAAAGCTGTAATCTCCGTAAAAGAACTCGATTTAATTGCAAGGGAACATATGGGCGAATTTAAAGAGTATTTCATACATTCTCTTGGACATGGTGTTGGGGTTGAAATTCACGAAAATCCTGCAATTTCTTCAAAAATAAAAGAAGACATAATATTAAAAGAAGGTATGGTCATCACAATTGAACCTGGAATTTATATGGATGATTTTGGAGTTCGGATTGAAGATCTTTATCTTGTAAAAAAGAACGGCTTTGAAAAATTGAGCAATGCAAAAATTTTAGAATACTAA
- the cbiD gene encoding cobalt-precorrin-5B (C(1))-methyltransferase CbiD: MNKIDFRLEKTFGYTTGACAAAGSYSALYFLKNNKKLDFVEILNLKGDSLIIPIKNIEKQGNTAISTVEKFSGEDIDITNGMDIKIKVTLENMDNNCSKSSNVKIIGGTGVGFITKSGLQVKPGKPAINPKPREMIETNLKSLLKDNECVTVKISVPNGDEIAKKTLNPKLGIIGGISILGTTGIVRPMSNDAYKESLAPQIDVALANNFKNLIFVPGNIGTKHAKILLNAEEDQIIEVSNFWDHMLDKAKEKGVKDITVFGHAGKIVKLAGGIFDTHSRVADARNEILCAYTSLATQDVKILQKILQSNTTEDIVEILIEKGILTEVFEKVSKRVVERLSLRWEGINFSCIIIDMEGNILGKYV, translated from the coding sequence ATGAACAAGATTGATTTTAGACTTGAAAAAACTTTTGGATACACTACAGGTGCATGTGCGGCGGCTGGATCATATTCTGCGCTCTATTTTTTAAAAAATAATAAAAAATTAGATTTTGTTGAAATTTTAAATTTAAAGGGCGATTCTTTAATTATTCCTATTAAAAATATCGAAAAACAAGGAAACACTGCAATTTCAACAGTTGAGAAATTTTCAGGAGAAGATATTGATATTACAAATGGAATGGATATCAAAATAAAAGTTACTCTTGAAAATATGGATAATAATTGCTCAAAATCTAGCAACGTTAAAATTATCGGTGGAACTGGGGTTGGATTTATTACAAAGTCCGGTTTACAGGTAAAACCTGGAAAACCTGCAATAAACCCGAAACCAAGAGAAATGATCGAAACTAATTTAAAATCACTTTTAAAAGATAATGAATGTGTAACTGTAAAAATTTCAGTTCCAAATGGGGATGAAATTGCTAAAAAGACATTAAATCCAAAACTTGGGATAATTGGTGGAATTTCAATTCTTGGAACTACGGGAATTGTTCGTCCGATGTCAAATGACGCTTACAAAGAGTCCCTTGCACCCCAAATTGATGTAGCTTTGGCGAATAATTTTAAAAACTTGATATTTGTTCCTGGAAATATCGGAACAAAACATGCTAAAATTTTATTGAATGCAGAAGAAGACCAGATTATCGAAGTTTCAAACTTTTGGGACCACATGCTTGATAAAGCGAAAGAGAAAGGAGTTAAAGATATAACTGTTTTTGGACACGCTGGAAAAATTGTAAAGCTTGCAGGAGGAATTTTTGACACCCATTCAAGGGTTGCGGATGCAAGAAACGAAATACTCTGCGCATATACATCGTTAGCAACACAAGATGTAAAAATACTTCAAAAAATACTTCAATCGAACACAACTGAAGATATAGTTGAAATATTAATTGAAAAAGGTATTTTAACAGAAGTTTTTGAAAAAGTTTCAAAAAGAGTCGTCGAAAGGCTTTCTTTGAGGTGGGAAGGAATTAATTTTTCATGTATCATAATAGATATGGAAGGGAATATACTTGGAAAATATGTGTAA
- the lysA gene encoding diaminopimelate decarboxylase, with translation MEFLGNEMLTVEGKNLKIDGYNANELAKAYGTPLYVMSETQTVKNFTRYVESFKEYSEKTGKEFIISFAYKANTNLAVTKLLSKLGCGADIVSAGELYIAKLSDVPSEKIVFNGNCKLKDEIKMGIEAEIRAFNVDSISELILINETAKEMGKVANVAFRVNPNVDAKTHPKISTGMKKNKFGLDIESGIALETIKMAEKMDNVKIVGIHCHIGSQLTYISPFVEEARKIMDFVVLLKNEGIEIKDVNLGGGLGIPYDKNTKIPVQEDLSKAILDVIYEYEGKIELPNLILEPGRSLVATAGVLLGTVEHVKDTPVAKWIMIDAGMNDMMRPAIYESYHEIVPCTVRDEKEVVSIAGGLCESSDVFGKDRELSKMEIKDTVAILDVGAYGISMANNYNSRGKPAMILTNEKEVSLIRARETLADLISKDIVPNHLL, from the coding sequence ATGGAATTCTTGGGGAATGAAATGCTTACCGTTGAAGGTAAAAACTTAAAAATTGATGGATACAATGCAAACGAACTTGCTAAAGCTTACGGAACTCCACTCTACGTCATGAGTGAAACACAAACCGTTAAAAACTTTACAAGATACGTTGAATCATTTAAAGAATACTCTGAAAAAACCGGAAAAGAATTCATAATTTCATTTGCATACAAAGCAAACACGAACCTTGCTGTAACAAAACTCCTTTCAAAACTCGGATGCGGTGCAGATATCGTGAGTGCAGGGGAATTATACATTGCAAAACTTTCAGATGTTCCTTCCGAAAAAATTGTATTTAACGGAAATTGTAAATTAAAAGACGAAATTAAAATGGGAATTGAAGCTGAAATAAGGGCATTCAATGTTGACAGTATCAGCGAACTTATTTTAATCAACGAAACTGCAAAAGAAATGGGAAAAGTTGCAAACGTTGCATTTAGAGTAAATCCTAATGTTGACGCAAAAACACACCCTAAAATTTCAACAGGGATGAAAAAGAATAAATTCGGGCTCGACATTGAAAGCGGAATTGCTCTTGAAACAATTAAAATGGCAGAAAAAATGGATAATGTAAAAATTGTTGGAATCCACTGCCATATAGGATCCCAATTAACATACATCAGCCCATTTGTTGAAGAAGCAAGAAAGATCATGGATTTCGTAGTTTTACTTAAAAATGAAGGAATTGAAATAAAGGATGTAAACTTAGGCGGGGGTCTTGGAATCCCGTATGATAAAAATACAAAAATTCCTGTTCAAGAAGACCTCTCAAAAGCAATTCTCGATGTAATTTACGAATATGAAGGAAAAATCGAACTTCCAAATCTTATATTAGAACCTGGAAGAAGTTTAGTTGCAACTGCAGGAGTTTTACTTGGAACTGTTGAACACGTTAAAGACACACCTGTTGCAAAATGGATAATGATTGATGCTGGAATGAACGACATGATGAGGCCAGCAATTTACGAATCATACCACGAAATCGTTCCCTGTACCGTAAGAGACGAAAAAGAAGTTGTAAGCATTGCAGGAGGACTTTGCGAAAGTTCTGATGTATTTGGAAAAGATAGGGAACTTTCAAAAATGGAAATAAAAGACACCGTTGCAATTTTAGACGTTGGAGCATACGGAATCAGCATGGCAAACAACTACAATTCAAGAGGAAAACCTGCAATGATTCTTACCAACGAAAAAGAAGTTTCATTGATCCGGGCAAGAGAAACCCTTGCAGACTTAATTTCAAAAGATATCGTGCCAAACCATCTTTTGTAA
- a CDS encoding thermonuclease family protein: MKRIIFLAPILVLMFSGCISNNDIDSGDFIDSHEHLFGTVTRVVDGDTVHVDSNGVDYNIRLLGVDTPETYQKNSISEYYITYETPITDTEYLDYWGHLATNYTRDTLENKSVYVVFDKNSDKKDKYGRYLAYIYLDNENFNENLIEYGFARVYVSDFELKDNFLETEKTAKSDRIGLWNYNN; this comes from the coding sequence ATGAAAAGGATAATTTTTTTAGCCCCCATTTTAGTTTTAATGTTTTCAGGTTGCATCTCTAACAATGATATTGATTCAGGGGATTTCATAGATTCTCACGAACATTTATTTGGAACTGTTACCAGAGTAGTCGATGGTGATACAGTACACGTTGATTCAAACGGGGTCGATTATAATATCCGGCTTTTGGGAGTTGATACTCCAGAAACTTACCAAAAAAACAGTATTTCAGAATATTATATTACTTACGAAACTCCAATTACAGATACTGAATATTTAGATTACTGGGGACATTTAGCAACAAACTATACAAGAGATACTCTTGAAAACAAATCGGTTTACGTGGTTTTTGATAAAAATAGCGATAAAAAGGATAAATACGGAAGATACCTTGCATACATATATTTAGATAATGAAAATTTCAACGAAAATTTAATAGAATACGGCTTTGCAAGAGTATATGTCAGTGATTTTGAATTAAAGGATAATTTTTTAGAAACTGAAAAAACGGCAAAATCCGACAGAATCGGTCTTTGGAACTATAACAACTAA
- the tsaA gene encoding tRNA (N6-threonylcarbamoyladenosine(37)-N6)-methyltransferase TrmO: MKGHEYKIFEIGLFKKEGENSYLEIYDEFLDGIDGLTKNSKILIFLWFNRSDNEDKRTILKVHPRGNINNPIRGVFSTRSPMRPNPIALYTVNIEKISGNKIYIEEIDAFSETPIIDIKNYSKELDL, translated from the coding sequence TTGAAAGGACATGAATACAAAATTTTTGAAATTGGACTGTTTAAAAAAGAGGGGGAAAATTCATATTTGGAAATTTACGACGAATTTTTAGATGGAATTGACGGATTAACTAAAAATTCAAAGATTTTAATTTTTTTATGGTTTAATAGGTCTGATAACGAAGATAAAAGAACTATATTAAAAGTTCATCCGAGGGGAAATATTAATAACCCGATAAGAGGAGTTTTTTCTACAAGGTCCCCCATGAGACCAAACCCTATCGCACTTTATACTGTAAATATTGAAAAAATTTCTGGAAACAAGATATATATTGAAGAAATTGATGCATTTTCAGAAACTCCAATAATTGATATAAAAAATTATTCAAAAGAACTGGATTTATAG